DNA from Paraburkholderia sp. ZP32-5:
AAAGCGTGGCTCGCGCTGAAGGTCAAGGACGCGCGCCAGGGCGAATGGCTCGTACCGATGTCGGGCGAGCGGCAGGCCCGGCAATGGCAGCGGATTTTTTCGCTGGCTGTCGAACAGAAGCTTTAACGACAGAAGCCTCACGTTCGTTGAATTGCATTCACCGATGCACGGCGCATCGGCAGGCATGCGCTGGAAGCCCTCACGCATGCTGCCTACGCCGTGCCGCCGTCACCGCGTCATGACGACGTCGGCGCCGCGCCGCCGGTACGGCGCGCCTTTCTCGCCTCCCAGCGCACGCGGAGGCGATCCATATATAGATACACGACCGGCGTCGTATAGAGCGTCAGCATCTGGCTCACGATCAGCCCGCCGACGATCGAAATACCGAGCGGCGCGCGCAGCTCCGCGCCCTCGCCATTACCGAACGCAAGCGGCAGCGCGCCGAGCAATGCCGCGAAGGTGGTCATCATGATCGGCCGGAAGCGCAGCAGACACGCCTGGTAGATCGCATCGTATGACGACAGACCCTCGCGCGACGCCTGGATCGCGAAGTCCACCATCATGATCGCGTTCTTCTTGACGATACCGATCAGCAGGATCACGCCGATCAGCGCGATGATGCTGAACTCGGTTTTGAACAGCAGCAGCGCGAGCAGCGCGCCGACGCCCGCGGACGGCAGCGTCGACAGAATCGTCAGCGGGTGGATATAGCTCTCGTACAGGATGCCGAGCACGATATAGACGGCCGCGAGCGCCGCAAGAATCAGGATCGGCTGGTCGGACATCGACTGCTGGAACGCCTGCGCGGTGCCCTGGAAGCTGCCGTGAATCGTCGACGGCATGCCGATCTCGGCCATCGTGTCGTAGATCACCTGAGTCGCGGTTGACAGCGATACGCCCGGTGGCAGGTTGAACGAGATCGTCGATGCGACGAACTGGCTCTGGTGATTGACCGACAGCGGCGTGGTGCCCGGCCCGAAGCTCGCGATCGCCGACAGCGGCACCATCGTTTCCTTCGCGGTCGATACCGCCGAGCCCGATGACGCGCTCGACTTGCCGCTCGCCGCGATCGAGTTGATCGCCTGGTTGCGGGCCGAGTCGGCGGCGATGCTGGCCGCGCTCGTCGCGGTGGTGCCGGCTGCGCCGCCGGTCGTCGCGCTGGTGGGGACGGTGGTGGTCACTTTCGACGTCACCGTGCCGGCCGGCGCGTTGGTGGTCTGCGCGCCGCTCGCGCTGCCGCCCGACGTGCTGACGTAGATTTCCTTCAGCATTTCCGGGCTCTGCCAGTAGCGCGGCGCGACTTCCATCACTACGTGGTACTGGTTCAGCGGGTTGTAGATCGTCGACACCTGGCGCTGGCCGAACGCGTCGTACAGCGTGTTGTCGATCTGCGCGGGCTTGATGCCGAGCCGCGACGCGGTTGAGCGGTCGATCGTCACCATCGCTTCGAGGCCGCCTTGCTGCTGGTCGGAGTTCACGTCCGCCAGTTCCTTGCGCGCCTGCAGCGCTTCGGTCAGCTTCGGCCCCCACTTGTACAGGTCAGGCGTCGAGTCGGCGAGCAATGTGAACTGGTATTGCGCGTTCGACTGACGGCCGCCGACGCGAATATCCTGCACCGCCTGCAGGAACGTGCGCGCGCCGGCCACGTTACCAAGCGGACCGCGCAACTGCTGGATCACCTGATCGGCGGACAGCTTGCGCTCACTCTTCGGCTTCAGCGACACGAACATGAAGCCCGAGTTGGTCTGCCGGCCACCGGTGAAGCCGGCCACGCTCTCGACCGCCGGATTCTTGCTGACGATCTCCATCATCTGCGAGAACTTGCCTTTCATCGCCTGGAACGACGTGCTCTGATCCGCCTGGATGCCGCCGACGAGCCGCCCGGTGTCCTGCTGCGGGAAGAAGCCCTTTGGCACGATGACATAGAGCACGACGTTCAGCGCGATGGTCAGCAGCAGCACGACGACGATCAGCAGCGGATGGCGCAGCGCCCAGCCGAGCGTATGTTCGTAGCCGCGCTGCATCGACGCGAAGCCGCGTTCGAGCCAGCGGCCGAAGCGGCTTTCCTTGTGCTGATCATGCGGCTCGCGCAACAGGCGCGAGCACATCATCGGCGTCAGCGTCAGCGACACGACGAGCGACACCGCGATCGCGAGCGACAGTGTCAGCGCGAATTCGCGGAACAGCCGCCCGACGATGCCGCCCATCAGCAGGATCGGCAGGAACACGGCAACGAGCGAGATGCTGATCGACATCACCGTGAAGCCGACTTCGCGTGCACCGAGGAATGCTGCCTTCATGCGCGGCACGCCGTTCTCGATATGCCGTGAGATGTTCTCCAGCACGACGATCGCGTCGTCGACGACGAAGCCGGTCGCGATGGTCAACGCCATCAGCGACAGGTTGTCGATCGAGAAGCCCATCAGGTACATTGCGCCGAACGTGCCGATGATCGAGATCGGCACGGCCACGCTCGGAATCAGCGTGGCGCGCCAGTTGCGCAGGAACAGGAACACCACCATCACGACGAGCGTGACCGCGATCACCAGCGTGCGCTCGGTGTCTTTCAGCGACGCGCGGATCGTCGTCGAGCGGTCGGAGGTGGGCAGAATGTCGACGTCGGCCGGCAGGGACGCATGCAACTGCGGCAGCATCGCCTTCACGCGGTCGACCGTTTCGATGATGTTCGCGCCCGGCTGGCGGTACAGGATCACTAGCACTGAACGCTTGCCGTTCGCGAGGCCCAGGTTGCGCAGATCCTCGACCGAATCGACGACCTCGCCCATGTCGGACAGCTTGACCGGCGCGCCGTTGCGATAGGCGATTACCAGGTCCTTGTATTGCGATGCCTTGCTCGCCTGGTCGTTGGTATAGAGCTGCACGCGGTTCTCGCCGAACTCGATCGAGCCTTTCGGGCTGTTCGCGTTGGCCGCGGCGAGCGCCGCGCGCACGTCCTCCAGACCGATGCCGTAGTGCGACAGCGCATGCGGCTCCAGCTCGACGCGCACGGCCGGGTTCGCCGAGCCGCTCACATCCACCTCACCGACACCGTCCACCTGCGACAGCGATTGCTGCAGCACGGTGGCCGCCGAGTCGTACAACTGGCCGGCGGTCAGCGTATTCGACGTCAGCGCGAGAATCAGGATCGGCGCATCGGCCGGGTTGACCTTGTGGTAGGTCGGGTTGCTGCGCAGGCTCGCGGGCAGGTCGGCGCGCGCCGCGTTGATGGCCGCCTGCACGTCGCGCGCGGCGCCGTCGATATCGCGGTTCAGGCCGAACTGCATCGTGATCCGCGTCGAGCCGACCGAGCTCGACGAGGTCATTTCGGTCACGTCGGCGATCGAGCCGAGATGCCGCTCCAGCGGACTCGCGACGCTCGTCGCGACGGTCTCCGGGCTCGCGCCCGGCAGCGTCGCCTGAATCGAGATGGTCGGGAAGTCGACCTGCGGCAACGGCGCCACCGGCAGCTTCGTGAACGCGAATACACCGGACAGCGCGATGCCGATCGCCAGCAGCGTGGTGGCGACCGGACGGGAAATAAACGGACGCGACAGATTCATCGCTCAGTTCCCTGCATCGGTGGCGGGCGGGGTGGCACTGCCGGACGAATCGCCACGATGGAAGCGTTCGCGCACACGGCGCGCGAGCGAATCGAAACCGAGGTAAATCACCGGCGTCGTGAACAGCGTCAGCAACTGGCTGACGATGAGACCGCCGGCGATCGCGATACCGAGTGGGCGGCGCAGTTCCGACCCCGCGCCGGTGCCGAGCATCAGCGGCAGCGCGCCGAGCAGCGCGGCGAGCGTGGTCATCAGGATTGGCCGGAAGCGCAGCAGACACGCCTGATAGATCGCCTCGCGCGGCGGCTTGCCTTCCTCGCGCTCGGCGTACAGCGCGAAGTCGATCATCATGATCGCGTTCTTCTTGACGATACCGATCAGCAGCACGATGCCGATGATGCCGATGATGTCCAGATCGTGCCCGGTGATCAGCAGCGCGAGCAGCGCGCCGACGCCGGCCGACGGCAGCGTGGACAGAATCGTGATCGGGTGGATGAAGCTCTCGTACAGCACGCCGAGCACGATATACATCGTGACGATCGCCGCGAGGATCAGGAACAGTTCGTTCGCGAGCGATGCCTGGAACGCGAGCGCCGCGCCCTGGTAGCGGGTCTGGAACGACGCGGGCAGGCCGATGTCCTTCTCCGCCTGCTCGATCGCCTTGACCGCCGCGCCGAGCGACGAACCCTGCGCGAGGTTGAACGACACCGTGGTGGCCGGGAACTGGCTCAGGTGCGTGACGAGCAGCGGCGCGGGCCGCTCGATGAACTTCGCGATCGACGACAGCGGCACCTGGCCGCCGGTGGACGTGGAAGAGGGCAGGTAGATCGAATTCAGCGACTCGGTGTAGTGCTGCATTTCCGGCTGCGCTTCGAGAATCACGCGGTACTGATTCGACTGCGTGAAGATCGTCGAGATGATGCGCTGGCCGAACGCGTCGTACAACGCGCTGTCGATCGTGGCCGGTGTGATGCCGAAGCGCGCGGCGGTCGCGCGGTCGATTTCGATGAACACCGAGCGGCCGTTGTCCTGCAGATCGGTCGCGACGTCCGCCAGTTCAGGCGCCTGCTTCAGACGGTCAACCAGCTTCGGCACCCACGTCGTGAATTCGCTGATGTTCGGATCGGTCAGCATGAACTGATACTGCGTCGGGCTCACGGTGGAGTCGATCGTCAGGTCCTGCACCGGCTGCATGTACAGCGACGCGCCGGGAATGTGCGCGACGTCCTTCTGCAACTGGCGGATCACGTCGCTTGCGGTGTTGCTGCGGTCGTCGCGCGGCTTCAGGTTGATCAGCATGCGGCCGCTGTTCAACGTGATGTTGCTGCCGTCCACGCCGATGAACGACGTGAGGCTGTCGACGTCCGGGTTCTTCAGGATCTGCGTGGCGAGCTGCTGCTGACGATCGGCCATCGACGCGAACGACACCGACTGCGGCATCTGCGTGATCGCCTGGATCACCCCGGTGTCCTGCACCGGGAAGAAGCCCTTCGGCACGTACACATAGAGCAGCGCCGTAAACACCAGCGTGAGCAGTGCGACGACCAGCGTGGAGCGCTGCCGGTTCAGCACCCACGTGAGCGCGACCGCATAGCGCGCGATCACCCAGTCGATGAAGCGGTGCGCCTTCGCCTCGAAGCGGTGGCTTTCGTGCGGCGGCGTGTGGCGCAGCAGCTTCGCGCACATCATCGGCACGAGCGTCAGCGACACGATCGCCGAAATCACGATCGTCACCGCGAGCGTGATCGCGAATTCATGGAACAGGCGCCCGACCACGTCGCCCATGAACAGCAGCGGGATCAGCACCGCGATCAGCGAGACCGTCAGCGAGATGATCGTGAAGCCGATCTGTTTCGAGCCCTTCAGCGCGGCTTCGAGCGCCGACTCGCCCTCTTCGACGTAGCGCGCGATGTTCTCGATCATTACGATCGCGTCGTCGACGACGAAGCCGGTCGCGATGGTCAGCGCCATCAGCGAAAGATTGTCCAGCGAGAAGCCGCACAGGTACATCACGGCGAGCGTGCCGATCAGCGACAGCGGCACCGACAGGCTGGGAATGATCGTCGCGTAGATGTTGGCGAGGAACAGATACATCACCAGCACGACCAGCACGACCGACATCGCCAGTTCGAACTGCACGTCGCGCACCGACGCGCGGATCGTCGTGGTGCGGTCGGTGACGACCTGCACTTCGAGCGCGGCGGGCAGCGACTGCTGCAGTTGCGGCAACAGCGCCTTGATGCTGTCGACCACCTGGATCACGTTCGCGCCCGGCTGGCGCTGCACGTTCAGGATGATCGCGGGCGTGTTGTCGACCCATGCGCCGAGCTTGGTGTTCTCCGGCCCGTCGACGATGCTCGCGACATCCGTCAGCATCACTGGGCGGCCGTTCTTGTACGCGATCACCGCGTTCTGATACTCATCCGCGCTCGTCAGCTGGTCGTTCGAATTGATCGTGTAGTTGCGCGTCGGGCCGTCGAAGTTGCCCTTCGGCGTGTTGACGTTCAGGTTCGAGATCGTGGTGCGCAGATCGTCGAGATTCAGCCCGTATGCGGCGAGCGCGCGTGGGTTCGCCTGAATGCGGATCGCCGGGCGCTGGCCGCCCGACAGGCTGACCAGACCGACGCCCGCAACCTGCGAGATTTTCTGCGCGAGACGCGTGTCGGCGAGGTCCTGCACCTGCGTGAGCGGCAGCGTTTTCGACGTGAGCGCGAGTGTGAGGATCGGCGCGTCGGCCGGGTTGACCTTCGCGTAGATCGGCGGCGCGGGCAGGTCCGACGGCAGCAGGTTGCCCGCCGCGTTGATCGCGGCTTGCACTTCCTGCTCGGCGATGTCGAGCGGCAGATCGAGGCTGAACTGCAGCGTGATGATCGACGAGCCGGCCGAGCTTTGCGACGACATCTGGTTCAGCGACGGCATCTGACCGAACTGCCGCTCGAGCGGCGCGGTCACGGACGACGTCATCACGTCCGGGCTCGCGCCCGGATAGAAAGTCTGCACCTGGATCGTCGGATAGTCGACCGACGGCAGCGCGGAAAGCGGCAGAAAGCGCAGCGCGACGAGGCCGACCAGCATGATCGCCGCCATCAGCAGCGCGGTGCCGACGGGACGCAGAATAAAGGCGCGGGATGGATTCATGCGGTAAGTGCCGTGCCTTTACTTTATTGCGACGCTTGCGAAGCGTGTCTGCCGTGATGCGCGTGCGCGTGGGATGCACCCGAGGCGGCTGCCGCCGCGCTCGCGCCTTGCGGACCCGATGCGCCGACGGCACGCGCCGCCGGAATCGTGATCTTCGAGCCTTCGCGCAGGCGGTCCGAGCCGTCGATCACGACGCGCTCGCCGAGCGCGAGGCCCGACTTGATGCTGGTGCGCTCGCCGTCGACCGGGCCCGGCTTGACCTGGCGCACCGTGACCGTGTTGTCGTCCTTCACGACGTACACGAACGGGCCCATCGAGCCGTTGAGCACCGCCGAGGTCGGCACGATCACCGCGTCCTTGATCGTGTCGACGAGCAGGCGCGTATTGACGAACTGATTCGGGAACAGCCCGTTGTCCTTGTTATCGAACAGCGCGCGCAGCCGCACCGTGCCGGTGGTGGTGTCGATCTGGTTGTCCATCGTCTTTAGCGCACCGACTTCGAGCGGCTGGGTGTTGCTGCGGTCGTAGGCCGTAGCCGACAGCTGCTCGCCGTTCTTCGTGTGCTGGATGATCTGCTGCAGGTTGTCTTCGGACGTCGTGAAGATCACGCTGATCGGCTGCAATTGCGTAATCACGGCAATGCCGTTGGCGAGGCCCGACGTCACGTAGTTGCCCGGATCGACCTGGCGCAGGCCGACGCGGCCCGACACCGGCGCGGTGATGCGTGCGTAGATCAGATCGAGCTTGAAGCTGTCGATGTTGGCCTGATCCGACTTCACGGTGCCTTCGTATTGCCGCACCAGCGACGCCTGCGTGTCGACCTGCTGGCTCGCGATCGAGTCCTGCGCGAGCAGCGTCTGATAGCGCTTCAGATCGAGGCGCGCGGTGGCGAGCAGCGCCTGGTCGCGCACCAGCGTGCCCTCGGCGTTGCGCAGCGAAATCTCATAGGGACGCGGGTCGATCTGGGCGAGCACGTCGCCCTTTTTGACCATCTGGCCTTCCTTGAAATAGACGTCCTGCAGCACGCCGCTCAACTGCGGCAGCACGGTGACGGTGGCGAGCGGCGTGACGGTGCCGAGCGCGGTCAGCACGACCGGCATTTCGCCCTGGGTGGCCGTTGCGACATGTACCGGCTGCGCGAGGTTGGCCATGCCGGCAGCGCCGCGACCGAAACGGCCGCCGCGCGCGCCGCTCGCGGCACCCGGCGCGCTTGCGCCGCTGCCGGGCGCGCCCCACGGATGCCAGCGCCACAGCACGATTCCGAGAATGACCAGCGCCGCGACGATCCATGCGATGGTGCGACCGCGATGCCGTTTCACCGCACCGGGCGCGCCGGCTTGCGTGGCGCCGGCGGTCGGTTGGGAGGCCGGGGCGGCGGGGCGTTGGGTTTCCGGATGCTTTTGTTGTTCGTCCATCGGTTCGGTCAGGTGACTGGCTCTTTGATGTGAATTGCTCGCGCGGTTGTCACCGTTGAAGGGCGACGGACTGCGCGCGGGCGATATGACAGGCGGTCTGGGCAGCGGGCGCGCCATGCACGCTGAAGCGCGATGCTACCTGACGCGCGGGACAGAGATGTTAACGCACGGTAAAAGCGCACCGTAAAAACGCACCGTAAAAACGCGAGGCAGAAACGAGGCGGAATCACCACGGCCCGACGAGTCCGCTCGGGGCGCCACGGCTTGCAACGGCGCGGCTTGCCGCGCGGGCTTTGCCCAACAGGATGCGTGATCCTACGGTGCAGCCTCTGTAACAGTCCAGCCATCTATTTTTCGTTTGATTACGAAGGTTACAGGATGTTGGGAAACTGTCGGCCAGGGCTGGGACGGCGCTGTAATGCGAGATAAGGCGAGGTCGGAGCACCGCGATCACGCGACGCTTCGTGGGCGATTTGATGTCGATGGGAACGCGGCGCGCGGCGCCGGCTTGCCGCTTCGAGTGCGGATGCTGCGCAGTACGCGCCCGGCAGCCCGGTATGTTATTCGTCGAGCCGGCGGCCCGGCGAGCCGCCGATTTCCTGCACGATTTTGCCGATGCATTCGAGCAGCGCGGGCGCGGCGCTCGAGATCAACCAGTCGCGTGGGCACAGGTCGGCCGAGCCGCCGCAATTGACCGCGTAGCGCTCGCCCGACGGCCCGACGAAGCCGAGCGCGATCGCGTTGAGACCGTCGTACCACTCACCGGTCGCAATTGCGAAGCCGCGCTCGATCGTGTCCTCAACCGCGCTTTCGAGCCGGCTGCCGAGATAGCCCCAGTCGTCGCCCTCGGCAGTCTGCAGGCCGGCGAGCAGCCGCTCGCGCTCGGGTTGCGTCAGCGCGGCGAGATACGCACGGCCGACCGCGGTACGGGTGAGGCTCATGCGCGAGCCGATTTCGAGCCGCGACACGAGGACCGCGGAGCGCGGCCGGATCGTGTCGATGACGACCATGTCGTAGCGGTCGCGCACCGCGAGATGCACCGATAGCGCGGTGCTTTCCGCGAGTTCGATCAGGAACGGCCGGGCGCGCGCGCGAATGTCGAAGTTGCGCAGAAAGCCGTTGCTCAGCTCCAGCACCGACGACGTCAGCACGAAGCGTTCGCTGTCGGGCAACTGCAGCAGGAACCCTGTGCCGACGAGAGTAGCGGTGATGCGCGATACGGTGGGCCTCGGAATGCCGGTCGACGCGGCGAGTTCGCGATTGCTGAGCGGCGCTTGAGCGGCGGCGACGGCGCGCAGCACGGTCAGGCCGCGCGCGAGCGCGGTGACTTCGTCGCCGGTGCCTTCCTTTTCCCTGGGCTGGGCGGCTACGGGGTCGGTGCGCGTTGGGCGGTTCATCGGTTTCTGGAACGGTATTTCAGGTTACGTGCGCGCGGCTTGCTGACGGCCACACGGTAAAGGATTGGGTCAATCGCGGCCCAGGACATGCGTTCGCTTTTTTGTGCGAAGAATCATTGTATCGGAATGAATTACCGGGTTCAGCCGGATCTCACGATTTTGCTTGACTTGGTCAACATAACCATAAAAAATGGAATCTCATTTCGAAAGCGATTCGGTTGCTACATTCGCGGCCCACATTCTGGGTTAAATGTAATCGGCTCTGTTTACATAGCTTTCAGACAGCTAATCGTTGCTGTGCTGAGATACGGCCATCTTTGGATTATGGCCATTTCCCGGCATCAGAGCGCTTCGTTTTCGAATCCCGTCTCTCAGGTTCTAGCACGGCCCTCGGAATGGCTAGAACTTTTAAAGCGTCACGGCAACGTGA
Protein-coding regions in this window:
- a CDS encoding MdtA/MuxA family multidrug efflux RND transporter periplasmic adaptor subunit: MDEQQKHPETQRPAAPASQPTAGATQAGAPGAVKRHRGRTIAWIVAALVILGIVLWRWHPWGAPGSGASAPGAASGARGGRFGRGAAGMANLAQPVHVATATQGEMPVVLTALGTVTPLATVTVLPQLSGVLQDVYFKEGQMVKKGDVLAQIDPRPYEISLRNAEGTLVRDQALLATARLDLKRYQTLLAQDSIASQQVDTQASLVRQYEGTVKSDQANIDSFKLDLIYARITAPVSGRVGLRQVDPGNYVTSGLANGIAVITQLQPISVIFTTSEDNLQQIIQHTKNGEQLSATAYDRSNTQPLEVGALKTMDNQIDTTTGTVRLRALFDNKDNGLFPNQFVNTRLLVDTIKDAVIVPTSAVLNGSMGPFVYVVKDDNTVTVRQVKPGPVDGERTSIKSGLALGERVVIDGSDRLREGSKITIPAARAVGASGPQGASAAAAASGASHAHAHHGRHASQASQ
- a CDS encoding IclR family transcriptional regulator, producing MNRPTRTDPVAAQPREKEGTGDEVTALARGLTVLRAVAAAQAPLSNRELAASTGIPRPTVSRITATLVGTGFLLQLPDSERFVLTSSVLELSNGFLRNFDIRARARPFLIELAESTALSVHLAVRDRYDMVVIDTIRPRSAVLVSRLEIGSRMSLTRTAVGRAYLAALTQPERERLLAGLQTAEGDDWGYLGSRLESAVEDTIERGFAIATGEWYDGLNAIALGFVGPSGERYAVNCGGSADLCPRDWLISSAAPALLECIGKIVQEIGGSPGRRLDE
- a CDS encoding MdtB/MuxB family multidrug efflux RND transporter permease subunit, whose protein sequence is MNPSRAFILRPVGTALLMAAIMLVGLVALRFLPLSALPSVDYPTIQVQTFYPGASPDVMTSSVTAPLERQFGQMPSLNQMSSQSSAGSSIITLQFSLDLPLDIAEQEVQAAINAAGNLLPSDLPAPPIYAKVNPADAPILTLALTSKTLPLTQVQDLADTRLAQKISQVAGVGLVSLSGGQRPAIRIQANPRALAAYGLNLDDLRTTISNLNVNTPKGNFDGPTRNYTINSNDQLTSADEYQNAVIAYKNGRPVMLTDVASIVDGPENTKLGAWVDNTPAIILNVQRQPGANVIQVVDSIKALLPQLQQSLPAALEVQVVTDRTTTIRASVRDVQFELAMSVVLVVLVMYLFLANIYATIIPSLSVPLSLIGTLAVMYLCGFSLDNLSLMALTIATGFVVDDAIVMIENIARYVEEGESALEAALKGSKQIGFTIISLTVSLIAVLIPLLFMGDVVGRLFHEFAITLAVTIVISAIVSLTLVPMMCAKLLRHTPPHESHRFEAKAHRFIDWVIARYAVALTWVLNRQRSTLVVALLTLVFTALLYVYVPKGFFPVQDTGVIQAITQMPQSVSFASMADRQQQLATQILKNPDVDSLTSFIGVDGSNITLNSGRMLINLKPRDDRSNTASDVIRQLQKDVAHIPGASLYMQPVQDLTIDSTVSPTQYQFMLTDPNISEFTTWVPKLVDRLKQAPELADVATDLQDNGRSVFIEIDRATAARFGITPATIDSALYDAFGQRIISTIFTQSNQYRVILEAQPEMQHYTESLNSIYLPSSTSTGGQVPLSSIAKFIERPAPLLVTHLSQFPATTVSFNLAQGSSLGAAVKAIEQAEKDIGLPASFQTRYQGAALAFQASLANELFLILAAIVTMYIVLGVLYESFIHPITILSTLPSAGVGALLALLITGHDLDIIGIIGIVLLIGIVKKNAIMMIDFALYAEREEGKPPREAIYQACLLRFRPILMTTLAALLGALPLMLGTGAGSELRRPLGIAIAGGLIVSQLLTLFTTPVIYLGFDSLARRVRERFHRGDSSGSATPPATDAGN
- a CDS encoding efflux RND transporter permease subunit, whose amino-acid sequence is MNLSRPFISRPVATTLLAIGIALSGVFAFTKLPVAPLPQVDFPTISIQATLPGASPETVATSVASPLERHLGSIADVTEMTSSSSVGSTRITMQFGLNRDIDGAARDVQAAINAARADLPASLRSNPTYHKVNPADAPILILALTSNTLTAGQLYDSAATVLQQSLSQVDGVGEVDVSGSANPAVRVELEPHALSHYGIGLEDVRAALAAANANSPKGSIEFGENRVQLYTNDQASKASQYKDLVIAYRNGAPVKLSDMGEVVDSVEDLRNLGLANGKRSVLVILYRQPGANIIETVDRVKAMLPQLHASLPADVDILPTSDRSTTIRASLKDTERTLVIAVTLVVMVVFLFLRNWRATLIPSVAVPISIIGTFGAMYLMGFSIDNLSLMALTIATGFVVDDAIVVLENISRHIENGVPRMKAAFLGAREVGFTVMSISISLVAVFLPILLMGGIVGRLFREFALTLSLAIAVSLVVSLTLTPMMCSRLLREPHDQHKESRFGRWLERGFASMQRGYEHTLGWALRHPLLIVVVLLLTIALNVVLYVIVPKGFFPQQDTGRLVGGIQADQSTSFQAMKGKFSQMMEIVSKNPAVESVAGFTGGRQTNSGFMFVSLKPKSERKLSADQVIQQLRGPLGNVAGARTFLQAVQDIRVGGRQSNAQYQFTLLADSTPDLYKWGPKLTEALQARKELADVNSDQQQGGLEAMVTIDRSTASRLGIKPAQIDNTLYDAFGQRQVSTIYNPLNQYHVVMEVAPRYWQSPEMLKEIYVSTSGGSASGAQTTNAPAGTVTSKVTTTVPTSATTGGAAGTTATSAASIAADSARNQAINSIAASGKSSASSGSAVSTAKETMVPLSAIASFGPGTTPLSVNHQSQFVASTISFNLPPGVSLSTATQVIYDTMAEIGMPSTIHGSFQGTAQAFQQSMSDQPILILAALAAVYIVLGILYESYIHPLTILSTLPSAGVGALLALLLFKTEFSIIALIGVILLIGIVKKNAIMMVDFAIQASREGLSSYDAIYQACLLRFRPIMMTTFAALLGALPLAFGNGEGAELRAPLGISIVGGLIVSQMLTLYTTPVVYLYMDRLRVRWEARKARRTGGAAPTSS